In Mercurialis annua linkage group LG5, ddMerAnnu1.2, whole genome shotgun sequence, a single genomic region encodes these proteins:
- the LOC126681813 gene encoding uncharacterized protein LOC126681813, whose translation MNPKEQVKAVELRSEKTLNDPHGKKPIEVNDEPNVNEASSSNTKEREEVVVEDATPKVRPQPPLPYVPKRNWEGKGTIPLTENCSSIILSDLPTKLKDPGSFTIPCTIGSLDAVNCLCDLGASINFMPLFLFRNLFGNQSVKQTSMVLQLDDQSIKKPFGVVEDVLVKVDKFIFPVDFVNLDYAVDKNCPMILGRPFMNTGRALIDVHAGKLTLRIDKDSVEFDMKKLM comes from the exons ATGAATCCCAAGGAGCAAGTTAAGGCTGTTGAGCTTAGGAGCGAAAAGACTCTTAATGATCCACATGGTAAGAAGCCTATCGAAGTCAATGATGAGCCAAATGTTAACGAAGCGAGTTCAAGTAATACAAAGGAAAGGGAGGAGGTAGTAGTTGAGGATGCAACTCCTAAGGTTAGACCACAACCACCACTTCCATATGTGCCTAAG cggaATTGGGAAGGTAAAGGCACTATCCCATTGACTGAAAACTGCAGCTCAATCATTTTGAGTGACTTACCCACAAAACTGaaagatccagggagttttactATTCCTTGCACCATTGGAAGTTTAGATGCTGTCAACTGTTTATGTGATTTGGGTGCAAGTATCAATTTTATGCCTCTATTTCTTTTCaggaatttgtttggtaatcaaTCAGTGAAACAAACTTCAATGGTACTCCAACTGGATGACCAGTCAATCAAGAAACCATTTGGAGTAGTCGAAGATGTTCTAGTCAAAGTGGATAAGTTCATCTTTCCCGTAGACTTTGTCAATCTTGATTATGCAGTTGATAAGAACTGCCCCATGATTCTTGGGCGTCCTTTCATGAATACGGGAAGGGCGCTAATTGATGTTCATGCTGGGAAATTGACTCTAAGGATAGACAAAGATAGTGTGGAATTTGACATGAAAAAATTAATGTGA